One genomic segment of Aliarcobacter cibarius includes these proteins:
- a CDS encoding response regulator transcription factor — translation MLKAIKNIRKLNNTKLLMVSNDDGYEKSISGFKEFKQVKTLKEALELAVSSQFDIVVIDTDLNDASFYETCSELSSIAPNLPKIIIANTCKEEDIITSINVGAYTILSKPLRMEDLKLTTIMCLNQTKRGDKIEFDHGIYFDEYRDQFFRPGGILIDFTRLEKSFLKLLIAKKNEVIDYETIKEVVWKGKDMSIYTMRNIVNKIRQKTYYEIIKNQSNRGYTIDIVKNN, via the coding sequence ATGTTAAAAGCAATTAAGAACATTAGAAAGTTAAACAATACAAAGTTGTTAATGGTTAGTAACGATGATGGTTATGAAAAAAGTATAAGTGGCTTTAAGGAGTTTAAACAAGTTAAAACTTTAAAAGAAGCTTTAGAGTTGGCTGTTTCTAGTCAATTTGATATAGTTGTTATTGATACAGATTTAAATGATGCAAGTTTTTATGAAACTTGTTCTGAACTATCTTCAATTGCACCTAATCTTCCAAAGATTATTATTGCAAATACTTGTAAAGAAGAAGATATAATAACTTCAATTAACGTTGGAGCTTATACAATTTTATCAAAACCTTTAAGAATGGAAGATTTAAAACTTACAACTATTATGTGTTTAAATCAAACTAAGAGAGGTGATAAAATCGAGTTTGATCATGGTATTTATTTTGATGAGTATAGAGATCAATTCTTTAGACCAGGTGGAATTTTAATAGACTTTACAAGATTAGAAAAATCATTTCTTAAACTTTTAATTGCAAAGAAAAATGAAGTTATTGATTATGAAACAATTAAAGAAGTTGTTTGGAAAGGTAAAGATATGTCAATTTATACTATGAGAAACATAGTAAATAAAATTAGACAAAAAACTTATTATGAAATAATTAAAAATCAATCAAATAGAGGATATACTATAGACATAGTGAAAAATAATTAG
- the lgt gene encoding prolipoprotein diacylglyceryl transferase codes for MELWQNIYSHFNPVAFNIGSISVHWYGIMYALALLSAIFIAKWFIQYDKINISQDIFDSYIWWAEIGVILGARLGYVLFYDTNTVYYLTNPWQIFNPYVNGTYVGISGMSYHGAFIGFVLASFLFCKRKNINFWFITDIAVLGISAAYIFGRIGNFFNQELVGRVTDVPWGIFVDGVLRHPSQIYEAILEGLFVFIILAYFRNKKRFDGQLALMYGTLYAIARIIAEFFREPDSQLGFLVGNWLTMGILQSLGILTLCVGIFIYKIRKASL; via the coding sequence ATGGAACTTTGGCAAAACATATATTCTCATTTTAATCCAGTTGCTTTTAATATAGGTTCAATATCAGTTCACTGGTATGGAATCATGTATGCACTTGCTCTTTTAAGTGCAATTTTCATAGCAAAATGGTTTATTCAATACGATAAAATAAACATAAGTCAAGATATTTTTGATTCTTACATATGGTGGGCTGAAATTGGAGTTATTTTAGGAGCTAGGTTAGGCTATGTCTTATTTTATGACACAAACACAGTTTATTATTTAACAAATCCTTGGCAAATTTTCAATCCTTATGTAAATGGTACGTATGTTGGAATCTCTGGAATGAGCTATCATGGTGCATTTATTGGATTTGTATTAGCTTCATTTCTATTTTGCAAAAGAAAAAATATTAACTTCTGGTTTATAACTGATATTGCAGTTCTAGGGATTAGTGCTGCTTATATTTTTGGAAGAATTGGAAACTTTTTCAATCAAGAGTTAGTAGGAAGAGTTACAGATGTTCCTTGGGGAATCTTTGTGGATGGAGTTTTAAGACATCCATCTCAAATATATGAAGCAATTTTAGAAGGGCTTTTTGTATTCATAATTCTAGCTTATTTTAGAAATAAAAAAAGATTTGATGGTCAACTAGCACTAATGTATGGAACTTTATATGCCATAGCTAGAATTATTGCTGAATTCTTTAGAGAACCAGATTCACAACTAGGTTTTTTAGTTGGAAATTGGCTTACAATGGGAATACTACAATCTTTAGGTATTTTAACACTTTGCGTAGGTATTTTTATATATAAAATAAGAAAAGCAAGTCTTTAA